The following are from one region of the Salvelinus fontinalis isolate EN_2023a chromosome 5, ASM2944872v1, whole genome shotgun sequence genome:
- the LOC129854782 gene encoding heme-binding protein 2-like, whose translation MVYLAGLVGLVLILTAEARVGNSSESRFCTESKECLLYDLVCKNDDYEVRHYDSVKWVSTDEEAYFMDMATYTAFRRLFNYITGSNKAGVNIDMTAPVTVKIEEKKKTWGSSVFTLSFLLPSTHQMTPPQPTDDKVYFTEMPDMKVYVRSYGGWMMSLTSSVNSMLLKRQLDKVQATYIKDYHYAVGYDSPKKILNRHNEVWYIVEGEPVCPTSS comes from the exons AT GGTTTATTTGGCAGGGTTGGTTGGCTTGGTTCTCATCTTGACAGCTGAAGCCAGAGTTGG AAACTCTTCTGAGTCTCGCTTCTGCACAGAGTCAAAGGAATGTCTGCTCTATGATCTGGTGTGCAAGAATGACGATTATGAG GTGCGCCACTATGACTCAGTGAAATGGGTGTCAACAGATGAGGAAGCATACTTCATGGACATGGCCACCTACACTGCCTTCAGGAGACTCTTCAACTATATCACCGGATCCAAcaaggctg GCGTCAACATTGACATGACAGCTCCGGTGACTGTCAAAAttgaagagaagaagaagacgtGGGGGTCGTCTGTCTTCACCCTCAGCTTCCTCCTGCCGTCTACCCATCAGATGACTCCTCCCCAACCCACTGATGACAAG GTGTACTTTACTGAGATGCCAGACATGAAAGTGTACGTGAGGAGCTACGGTGGATGGATGATGTCTTTGACATCCAGTGTAAACTCCATGCTGCTGAAAAGGCAGCTAGACAAAGTCCAGGCCACCTACATCAAAGACTACCACTATGCTGTGGGATATGACAG CCCAAAGAAGATTCTGAACAGGCACAACGAGGTGTGGTACATTGTTGAGGGAGAGCCTGTGTGCCCTACCTCCTCCTAA